The Apium graveolens cultivar Ventura chromosome 6, ASM990537v1, whole genome shotgun sequence genome contains a region encoding:
- the LOC141667909 gene encoding methyl-CpG-binding domain-containing protein 9-like isoform X1, with translation MESGRNNSAFVFDLNESPPPGDWRVCGSCRKLGGEVEGGMLVCVRCGKCFHMKCMGTKEKPEGEWRCFGCLFAGSNAGGSGSGSSSNAERARVGGSGSGSSSNAGRARVGGSGSGSSSNAERARGGGAERMLDMNAPPPEDEEVQFLGVRSAGGAGFGVQVQKEQYDRRHAPGVSEWMQAAFGTSAVSHLFNSSASYSQSLHMDSGFYIQKPSQCETNDALSMYKAPLHHRFNHDRFPGNADTRFNPDAILQNRPKLAPASSSASELYLQALKDFVLERRGVLGNGWHVEFNFCPVRCKTFAVYCALDGSRFESMSAVANFLGLVPNGHALEADSRGDGVTLVQKGNKRKEATMYMGNGTSREVKDVRQGILGGESLSAEIINAGVRRLNKSIRPLELDKIKIDDPEHQNFCEGFPVQFEDLYIIHAGKVDQRNSYHDSGHIWPVGYKSCWHDRITGSVFVSDVLEGGDVGPLFKVQRYPCTEHCIPSSSTVWKRNEKNIAEKDDQAICELDDDDDEYTSMQTFLTECNPPCLDDNILSDSSAFKDPDFHKLNCQTSSDLRLQRSRHETSYGVGPEDCIGIFTVEGRSSVSAWEMAATTFLNSCRDACKKTGVLQFCCGHDVDGSDVKAIESIESLSKFSYLGSPFNTPHLFESIEEFNASSEMLAKWVQQDRFGLDLECVQELLEQLPEVRNCPGYVFLNKRSPKSIMQTVGTGFLVAKRRGVVPVKKKSNSFIESCEAHRKKLIEEFEISARRPLGNPFCSKLPAYLIGDVLQVWEFSRRFSDVLGLEEPFALQELECELANPWLENPKSSQQKLSNGAQDVEDDNDNVKCTGFLLTDIHTSLLKTLISELVVKVAQHVDPYFDSGDKSKRGKKKDAKAAKIDVLPINDLTWPELARRYMLAVLTMEGNLDSVEITSRESGRVFHCLHGDGGPLCGSLTGVTAMEADALLLAEATKKIFCSLRSTDDVFSLGPNDSAALDALKMVTDNDSEVPDWARVLEPVRKLPTNVGARIRRLVNEALGKHPPEWAKKILEHSISKEVYKGNASGPTKKAVVSVLEDDRIVKPQQKSEKKETGKTVSIPFSDLLMKQCRLVLRRVAAEDKGRVFCNLLGRTLVIPHDNDDEGLLGYPAMVSRPLDFRTVDLKLAAGAYGESHEAFYEDIQEVWYNIRMAYGNQSKLIDLAETLSQKFEDMYGEEVLVLVKKIKKNASNNSVSEEAKKDLDDMLAHATETLLPKAPWNEGVCKVCGLDKDDVNVLLCDTCDSEYHTYCLNPPLARIPDGNWYCPSCVAGKRIAQVSSYGMQIRKKRYQKDLTDKYLNRLADLANTMEVEEYWELSLEERIFLIKLLTDEILNSVIIRDHLDRSVSVSTDLQQKLRSTTSDLNSCADKAQTYLNLQEQASGICTGSMLPEAPNVKPRNSPKNMISSLQKTVATLESGMFKVQVRKELLGRDSSGRLYWGFDSIVSSPQKGKVQDHGSVTQSSSDVRSPVLVVESPSSRELNFFNIYPSEKIMHAPVSSSWTCFQSDSEIQELIGWLRENGAVERELKDSISHWYQIKLHNSNDAKSHIQHEIQPTLNKETLDTNFRVTNAWTALKKKFGPCLQIQATDNSNEQRYNYETSFQGRICRCACLELLWASKQHCLSCHKTFSTCEDLGKHTNGVCSVSLGFLEGNLDSSKHKRMRIEPLHGNSSDLKAVKGEKQISDPCFNAKTQPECPFDFEEIKRKFVMKNSLKEMVKDIGLLGSAGTPSLLTQRAPFLDDPAVSVLPINPADVSSKLANQQKISKKRVNTVFGTIAGNSSSTSKWPNKGTDSEQIKSGRSNSRCMSEREQLSATKNLLRSGKWAVLRETSQKPIRGRLCAVLRRLKCILLDMDAALPEEALRPSRTDFEKRCIWRGFVKSAESIYEMCQAIIVLEDMIKTTYLKKDWWYWSSPSAIAKICTISALALCIYALDAAIIYEKKLPSEDLADVCRSEKESPSNSHAGTPVSVKSDSPDLPMLRSRSKRRKD, from the exons ATGGAGAGCGGTAGAAATAATTCAGCGTTTGTATTCGATCTCAATGAGTCTCCACCGCCTGGTGATTGGAGAGTTTGCGGTTCGTGTCGAAAATTAGGTGGGGAAGTTGAGGGGGGAATGCTGGTGTGTGTTAGGTGTGGGAAATGTTTTCATATGAAATGTATGGGGACTAAGGAGAAGCCTGAGGGGGAGTGGAGATGTTTCGGCTGTTTGTTTGCGGGGAGTAATGCTGGTGGTTCCGGTAGTGGTAGTAGTTCTAATGCCGAGAGGGCGAGGGTTGGTGGTTCTGGTAGTGGTAGTAGTTCTAATGCCGGGAGGGCGAGGGTTGGTGGTTCTGGTAGTGGTAGTAGTTCTAATGCCGAGAGGGCGAGAGGTGGTGGTGCTGAGAGGATGTTGGATATGAATGCGCCTCCGCCTGAGGATGAGGAAGTTCAGTTTTTGGGGGTTAGGAGTGCTGGTGGAGCGGGGTTCGGGGTTCAGGTTCAGAAGGAGCAGTATGATAGAAG GCATGCTCCTGGTGTCAGCGAATG GATGCAGGCTGCTTTTGGTACCTCAGCTGTTAGCCATTTATTTAATTCATCGGCTTCATACTCACAGTCGCTTCACATGGACAGTGGGTTTTATATTCAAAAGCCTTCTCAATGCGAGACCAATGATGCTCTGTCAATGTATAAAGCTCCACTTCATCACAGATTTAATCATGATAGGTTTCCAGGGAATGCAGATACAAGGTTCAACCCTGACGCAATACTTCAAAATCGGCCAAAATTGGCTCCTGCCTCCAGTAGTGCAAGTGAGTTGTATTTGCAAGCTCTCAAAGATTTTGTTTTAGAAAGAAGGGGCGTATTGGGAAATGGCTGGCATGTGGAATTTAACTTTTGCCCAGTCAGATGCAAAACTTTTGCAGTATACTGTGCCCTAGATGGAAGTAGATTTGAGTCCATGTCTGCTGTTGCTAATTTTCTTGGGCTCGTACCTAATGGGCATGCTTTGGAAGCTGACAGCAGAGGTGATGGAGTTACTTTAGTACAAAAAGGCAACAAAAGAAAAGAGGCAACCATGTATATGGGAAACGGTACTAGTAGAGAGGTTAAAGATGTTCGACAAGGCATTCTTGGTGGGGAGTCCTTGAGTGCTGAGATCATAAATGCTGGTGTCAGAAGATTAAATAAATCCATACGACCACTGGAACTTGACAAAATTAAGATCGACGACCCTGAACATCAAAACTTTTGT GAAGGCTTCCCGGTCCAGTTTGAAGACCTGTATATTATCCATGCTGGCAAGGTTGATCAACGGAATTCATATCATGATTCTGGCCACATATGGCCAGTGGGTTACAAGTCTTGCTGGCATGACCGAATTACTGGATCTGTTTTTGTCTCTGATGTTCTGGAAGGTGGTGATGTTGGCCCACTTTTTAAGGTGCAAAGATATCCATGCACTGAGCATTGTATCCCTAGTAGCTCAACAGTTTGGAAGCGAAATGAGAAAAATATAGCTGAGAAAGATGATCAGGCTATCTGTGAgcttgatgatgatgatgatgaataTACAAGTATGCAAACGTTCCTAACAGAATGTAACCCGCCGTGTCTGGATGACAATATCTTGTCAGATTCTTCTGCATTTAAAGATCCTGATTTTCACAAATTGAATTGCCAAACATCTTCTGACTTGCGTCTTCAAAGATCTCGACATGAAACTTCTTACGGTGTTGGGCCAGAGGATTGTATTGGAATATTTACGGTGGAAGGGAGATCATCAGTATCTGCATGGGAAATGGCTGCCACAACTTTTCTAAATTCTTGCCGCGACGCTTGTAAGAAAACGGGTGTTCTTCAATTTTGCTGTGGGCATGATGTTGATGGAAGTGATGTTAAAGCAATTGAAAGTATAGAATCTTTATCCAAGTTTTCTTATCTCGGCAGCCCTTTTAACACGCCACATTTGTTTGAGAGCATTGAAGAATTTAATGCTTCTTCTGAGATGCTGGCAAAGTGGGTACAACAGGATAGATTTGGACTAGATCTTGAATGTGTTCAAGAACTACTGGAACAGCTTCCCGAGGTTCGTAATTGTCCAGGGTATGTATTTCTGAATAAGAGAAGTCCAAAATCAATCATGCAAACAGTTGGAACTGGGTTTCTTGTGGCTAAGAGAAGAGGTGTTGTACCCGTCAAGAAAAAGTCAAACAGTTTTATCGAAAGTTGCGAAGCGCATAGAAAGAAGTTAATTGAAGAATTTGAAATAAGTGCTCGTCGTCCTTTGGGAAATCCTTTTTGCTCTAAGCTTCCTGCATATTTGATTGGTGATGTTCTCCAG GTTTGGGAATTTTCAAGACGTTTCTCAGATGTTTTAGGACTTGAGGAACCCTTTGCACTCCAGGAACTTGAGTGCGAACTTGCTAATCCCTGGTTAGAAAATCCTAAGTCTTCGCAACAGAAGCTTTCTAATGGAGCACAAGATGTTGAAGATGATAATGATAATGTTAAATGTACTGGTTTTCTGTTGACCGACATTCATACCTCACTCCTGAAGACATTAATTAGTGAATTGGTGGTTAAGGTTGCGCAACATGTGGATCCTTATTTTGATAGTGGAGATAAGTCAAAAAGAGGTAAGAAGAAAGATGCAAAGGCGGCAAAAATTGACGTGCTTCCGATCAATGACCTAACCTGGCCAGAGTTAGCTAGAAGATATATGTTGGCTGTATTGACCATGGAGGGAAACCTCGATTCTGTAGAGATCACCTCCAGAGAGAGTGGACGGGTTTTCCATTGCTTACATGGTGATGGTGGCCCCCTTTGTGGATCTCTTACAGGAGTTACTGCAATGGAGGCAGATGCACTG CTTCTTGCAGAGGCTACCAAAAAAATCTTTTGTTCATTAAGAAGTACAGATGATGTTTTTAGCCTAGGCCCAAATGATTCTGCTGCATTAGATGCTTTGAAGATGGTTACAGACAATGACAGCGAAGTCCCTGATTGGGCAAGAGTGCTTGAGCCTGTGAGAAAGCTACCTACCAATGTAGGAGCCAGAATCAGAAGGTTGGTAAATGAAGCCTTGGGGAAACATCCACCTGAATGGGCAAAGAAGATACTGGAGCATTCTATTAGCAAAGAAGTCTACAAGGGAAATGCATCAGGGCCTACAAAG AAAGCAGTCGTCTCGGTGCTTGAGGATGACAGAATTGTAAAGCCACAACAGAAATCCGAGAAAAAAGAAACAGGGAAGACTGTTAGCATTCCGTTTTCTGATTTGTTGATGAAACAATGCCGTCTTGTGTTGCGACGTGTTGCTGCAGAAGATAAAGGAAGGGTTTTCTGCAATCTGTTGGGAAGAACACTAGTAATTCCGCATGACAATGATGATGAGGGACTTCTAGGATATCCTGCAATGGTTTCTCGTCCTTTAGATTTCAGGACTGTTGATCTGAAATTGGCTGCCGGAGCCTATGGTGAATCACATGAAGCTTTTTATGAGGACATTCAGGAG GTGTGGTATAATATTCGCATGGCATATGGGAACCAATCGAAACTGATTGATTTAGCCGAGACATTGTCCCAAAAGTTTGAAGACATGTATGGAGAAGAG GTTCTTGTCCTGGTCAAGAAAATAAAGAAGAACGCTAGTAATAATTCTGTAAGTGAAGAAGCTAAGAAAGATTTAGATGATATGCTTGCACATGCAACCGAGACCTTACTACCTAAAGCCCCCTGGAATGAGGGGGTTTGCAAAGTTTGTGGCCTAGACAAAGATGATGTTAACGTTCTGTTATGTGATACTTGTGATTCGGAGTATCATACATATTGCTTAAACCCTCCACTTGCGAGGATTCCTGATGGAAATTGGTACTGTCCTTCTTGTGTCGCTGGAAAGCGGATAGCTCAAGTATCATCTTATGGCATGCAGATAAGAAAAAAAAGATATCAGAAAGATTTGACAGACAAATATTTGAATAGACTGGCTGATTTGGCAAACACCATGGAGGTCGAAGAGTATTGGGAATTGAGTTTAGAGGAG AGGATTTTCCTTATTAAACTATTGACTGACGAGATACTTAACTCAGTCATCATCCGCGATCACCTTGATCGGTCTGTCTCAGTCTCCACAGATTTGCAGCAAAAATTACGTTCCACAACTTCTGACCTCAACTCCTGTGCAGACAAAGCTCAGACCTATTTGAACTTGCAGGAACAGGCTAGTGGTATCTGTACTGGGTCTATGCTACCAGAAGCACCCAATGTTAAGCCAAGAAATTCCCCGAAGAATATGATTTCTAGTTTGCAAAAAACAGTTGCAACTCTGGAGTCGGGCATGTTTAAGGTTCAGGTTCGGAAGGAGCTTCTAGGAAGAGATTCTTCGGGGAGATTGTATTGGGGCTTTGACAGCATTGTTAGTTCTCCACAAAAAGGTAAAGTTCAAGACCATGGAAGCGTAACTCAAAGCAGTTCAGACGTGAGGAGTCCTGTTCTTGTCGTCGAGAGTCCTAGCTCAAGAGAACTAAACTTTTTTAATATTTATCCATCTGAGAAAATTATGCATGCTCCAGTATCTTCTTCCTGGACTTGTTTTCAAAGTGATTCTGAAATTCAAGAACTCATTGGATGGTTGAGAGAAAATGGTGCAGTAGAGAGAGAACTAAAAGATTCTATCTCACATTGGTATCAGATTAAGCTCCATAATTCAAATGATGCCAAGAGCCATATTCAACATGAGATACAACCCACCCTTAATAAAGAAACTTTGGATACTAATTTTCGGGTCACCAATGCTTGGACGGCCTTAAAAAAGAAATTTGGTCCTTGCTTGCAGATACAGGCCACTGATAATTCGAATGAGCAAAGATACAATTATGAAACAAGTTTCCAGGGAAGAATTTGCAGATGTGCGTGCCTGGAACTTTTATGGGCTTCTAAACAGCACTGCCTATCATGTCATAAAACCTTCTCAACATGTGAGGATCTCGGCAAGCACACAAATGGAGTATGCAGTGTTAGCTTGGGTTTTCTTGAGGGTAATTTGGATTCCTCAAAACACAAAAGAATGAGAATTGAACCTTTACATGGAAATAGCTCTGATTTAAAGGCAGTAAAAGGTGAGAAACAAATATCGGATCCATGTTTTAATGCGAAAACTCAACCAGAATGTCCATTTGACTTTGAAGAGATCAAAAGGAAGTTTGTTATGAAGAACTCTCTCAAAGAAATGGTGAAGGATATTGGACTTCTTGGTTCTGCCGGTACTCCTTCATTGCTTACCCAAAGAGCTCCTTTTCTGGATGACCCTGCCGTATCTGTACTTCCTATTAATCCAGCTGATGTATCTTCAAAATTGGCAAATCAGCAGAAAATTTCAAAGAAAAGAGTCAATACTGTATTTGGTACAATTGCTGGTAATAGCTCCAGTACATCTAAATGGCCAAACAAAGGTACGGATTCGGAGCAAATTAAAAGTGGCAGATCAAATTCCAGGTGCATGAGTGAAAGGGAGCAATTATCTGCTACTAAGAACCTGCTTCGGAGTGGTAAGTGGGCCGTTCTTCGTGAAACTTCACAAAAACCAATAAGAGGAAGGCTTTGTGCAGTATTAAGGCGGCTAAAGTGTATTCTGCTTGATATGGATGCTGCACTACCAGAAGAGGCTTTGAGACCCTCAAGAACGGACTTTGAGAAAAGATGCATCTGGCGGGGTTTTGTGAAATCTGCAGAATCTATATATGAG ATGTGCCAGGCTATAATTGTCCTAGAGGACATGATTAAGACGACCTACTTAAAAAAGGATTGGTGGTACTGGTCATCACCATCAGCCATAGCTAAGATTTGCACAATTTCTGCTCTTGCTCTCTGCATCTACGCGTTAGATGCAGCAATAATTTATGAAAAAAAACTTCCAAGTGAGGATCTAGCAGATGTATGCAGATCGGAGAAAGAATCGCCTTCAAACTCGCATGCAGGAACTCCCGTGTCTGTTAAATCAGATTCCCCTGACCTTCCTATGCTGAGGAGTAGAAGCAAGCGAAGAAAAGACTAG